The following are encoded in a window of Mustela nigripes isolate SB6536 chromosome 1, MUSNIG.SB6536, whole genome shotgun sequence genomic DNA:
- the BMPR1B gene encoding bone morphogenetic protein receptor type-1B isoform X7 has protein sequence MWAPRKRMVRVQLPPLVQRSCVANATTIVQKTQSTIFADGYCFTMIEEDDSGMPVVTSGCLGLEGSDFQCRDTPIPHQRRSIECCTERNECNKDLHPTLPPLKTRDFVDGPIHHKALLISVTVCSLLLVLIILFCYFRYKRQETRPRYSIGLEQDETYIPPGESLRDLIEQSQSSGSGSGLPLLVQRTIAKQIQMVKQIGKGRYGEVWMGKWRGEKVAVKVFFTTEEASWFRETEIYQTVLMRHENILGFIAADIKGTGSWTQLYLITDYHENGSLYDYLKSTTLDTKSMLKLAYSSVSGLCHLHTEIFSTQGKPAIAHRDLKSKNILVKKNGTCCIADLGLAVKFISDTNEVDIPPNTRVGTKRYMPPEVLDESLNRNHFQSYIMADMYSFGLILWEVARRCVSGGIVEEYQLPYHDLVPSDPSYEDMREIVCIKKLRPSFPNRWSSDECLRQMGKLMMECWAHNPASRLTALRVKKTLAKMSESQDIKL, from the exons ATGTGGGCACCAAGAAAGAGGATGGTGAGAGTACAGCTCCCACCCCTCGTCCAAAGATCTTGCGTTGCAAATGCCACCACCATTGTCCAGAAGACTCAGTCAACAATATTTGCAG ATGGATATTGTTTCACAATGATAGAAGAAGATGATTCTGGGATGCCTGTGGTCACTTCTGGATGTCTAGGACTAGAAGGCTCAGATTTTCAGTGTCGG GATACCCCCATTCCTCATCAGAGAAGGTCAATTGAGTGCTGCACAGAACGGAATGAATGCAATAAAGACCTTCATCCCACTCTGCCTCCCCTGAAAACCAGAG attttgttGACGGACCTATACACCACAAGGCCTTACTTATATCTGTAACCGTCTGTAGTTTGCTATTGgtccttattattttattctgttacttCAG GTATAAGAGACAAGAAACCAGACCTCGGTACAGCATTGGGTTAGAGCAGGATGAAACGTACATTCCTCCTGGAGAATCCCTGAGAGACTTAATTGAGCAGTCTCAAAGCTCAGGAAGTGGATCAGGCCTCCCTCTGCTG GTCCAAAGGACTATAGCTAAGCAGATTCAGATGGTGAAACAGATTGGAAAAGGTCGCTATGGGGAAGTTTGGATGGGAAAGTGGCGTGGCGAAAAGGTAGCTGTGAAAGTGTTCTTCACCACAGAGGAAGCCAGCTGGTTCCGAGAGACAGAAATATATCAGACAGTGTTGATGAGGCATGAAAACATTCTGG gaTTCATTGCTGCCGATATCAAAGGGACAGGGTCCTGGACCCAGTTGTACCTAATTACAGACTATCATGAAAATGGTTCCCTCTATGATTACCTGAAGTCCACCACCCTCGATACAAAATCGATGTTGAAGTTAGCCTATTCTTCCGTCAGTGGCCTATGTCACTTACACACAGAAATCTTTAGCACCCAAGGCAAACCGGCAATTGCCCACCGAGATCTGAAAAGTAAGAACATCCTGGTGAAGAAAAATGGAACTTGTTGTATAGCTGACCTGGGCCTGGCTGTTAAATTTATTAG TGATACGAATGAAGTTGACATTCCACCCAACACCCGAGTTGGCACCAAACGCTACATGCCTCCCGAAGTGTTGGATGAGAGCTTAAATAGAAATCACTTTCAGTCTTACATTATGGCCGACATGTACAGTTTTGGACTCATCCTTTGGGAGGTTGCTAGGAGATGTGTATCAGGAG GCATAGTGGAAGAATACCAGCTTCCGTATCATGATCTCGTGCCCAGCGACCCTTCTTACGAGGACATGCGAGAGATTGTTTGCATCAAAAAGCTCCGTCCCTCGTTCCCCAACCGCTGGAGCAGTGATGAG TGTCTAAGGCAGATGGGGAAACTCATGATGGAATGTTGGGCTCACAATCCTGCCTCAAGACTGACAGCCCTACGTGTTAAGAAGACACTAGCCAAAATGTCAGAGTCCCAGGACATTAAACTCTGA
- the BMPR1B gene encoding bone morphogenetic protein receptor type-1B isoform X6 has translation MLLRSSGKLNVGTKKEDGESTAPTPRPKILRCKCHHHCPEDSVNNICSTDGYCFTMIEEDDSGMPVVTSGCLGLEGSDFQCRDTPIPHQRRSIECCTERNECNKDLHPTLPPLKTRDFVDGPIHHKALLISVTVCSLLLVLIILFCYFRYKRQETRPRYSIGLEQDETYIPPGESLRDLIEQSQSSGSGSGLPLLVQRTIAKQIQMVKQIGKGRYGEVWMGKWRGEKVAVKVFFTTEEASWFRETEIYQTVLMRHENILGFIAADIKGTGSWTQLYLITDYHENGSLYDYLKSTTLDTKSMLKLAYSSVSGLCHLHTEIFSTQGKPAIAHRDLKSKNILVKKNGTCCIADLGLAVKFISDTNEVDIPPNTRVGTKRYMPPEVLDESLNRNHFQSYIMADMYSFGLILWEVARRCVSGGIVEEYQLPYHDLVPSDPSYEDMREIVCIKKLRPSFPNRWSSDECLRQMGKLMMECWAHNPASRLTALRVKKTLAKMSESQDIKL, from the exons ATGCTTTTGCGAAGCTCAGGAAAATTAAATGTGGGCACCAAGAAAGAGGATGGTGAGAGTACAGCTCCCACCCCTCGTCCAAAGATCTTGCGTTGCAAATGCCACCACCATTGTCCAGAAGACTCAGTCAACAATATTTGCAG CACAGATGGATATTGTTTCACAATGATAGAAGAAGATGATTCTGGGATGCCTGTGGTCACTTCTGGATGTCTAGGACTAGAAGGCTCAGATTTTCAGTGTCGG GATACCCCCATTCCTCATCAGAGAAGGTCAATTGAGTGCTGCACAGAACGGAATGAATGCAATAAAGACCTTCATCCCACTCTGCCTCCCCTGAAAACCAGAG attttgttGACGGACCTATACACCACAAGGCCTTACTTATATCTGTAACCGTCTGTAGTTTGCTATTGgtccttattattttattctgttacttCAG GTATAAGAGACAAGAAACCAGACCTCGGTACAGCATTGGGTTAGAGCAGGATGAAACGTACATTCCTCCTGGAGAATCCCTGAGAGACTTAATTGAGCAGTCTCAAAGCTCAGGAAGTGGATCAGGCCTCCCTCTGCTG GTCCAAAGGACTATAGCTAAGCAGATTCAGATGGTGAAACAGATTGGAAAAGGTCGCTATGGGGAAGTTTGGATGGGAAAGTGGCGTGGCGAAAAGGTAGCTGTGAAAGTGTTCTTCACCACAGAGGAAGCCAGCTGGTTCCGAGAGACAGAAATATATCAGACAGTGTTGATGAGGCATGAAAACATTCTGG gaTTCATTGCTGCCGATATCAAAGGGACAGGGTCCTGGACCCAGTTGTACCTAATTACAGACTATCATGAAAATGGTTCCCTCTATGATTACCTGAAGTCCACCACCCTCGATACAAAATCGATGTTGAAGTTAGCCTATTCTTCCGTCAGTGGCCTATGTCACTTACACACAGAAATCTTTAGCACCCAAGGCAAACCGGCAATTGCCCACCGAGATCTGAAAAGTAAGAACATCCTGGTGAAGAAAAATGGAACTTGTTGTATAGCTGACCTGGGCCTGGCTGTTAAATTTATTAG TGATACGAATGAAGTTGACATTCCACCCAACACCCGAGTTGGCACCAAACGCTACATGCCTCCCGAAGTGTTGGATGAGAGCTTAAATAGAAATCACTTTCAGTCTTACATTATGGCCGACATGTACAGTTTTGGACTCATCCTTTGGGAGGTTGCTAGGAGATGTGTATCAGGAG GCATAGTGGAAGAATACCAGCTTCCGTATCATGATCTCGTGCCCAGCGACCCTTCTTACGAGGACATGCGAGAGATTGTTTGCATCAAAAAGCTCCGTCCCTCGTTCCCCAACCGCTGGAGCAGTGATGAG TGTCTAAGGCAGATGGGGAAACTCATGATGGAATGTTGGGCTCACAATCCTGCCTCAAGACTGACAGCCCTACGTGTTAAGAAGACACTAGCCAAAATGTCAGAGTCCCAGGACATTAAACTCTGA
- the BMPR1B gene encoding bone morphogenetic protein receptor type-1B isoform X1: MRPGWGVMRRRECGRSCGRYKPQSQEKCFCTPNLLDNMLLRSSGKLNVGTKKEDGESTAPTPRPKILRCKCHHHCPEDSVNNICSTDGYCFTMIEEDDSGMPVVTSGCLGLEGSDFQCRDTPIPHQRRSIECCTERNECNKDLHPTLPPLKTRDFVDGPIHHKALLISVTVCSLLLVLIILFCYFRYKRQETRPRYSIGLEQDETYIPPGESLRDLIEQSQSSGSGSGLPLLVQRTIAKQIQMVKQIGKGRYGEVWMGKWRGEKVAVKVFFTTEEASWFRETEIYQTVLMRHENILGFIAADIKGTGSWTQLYLITDYHENGSLYDYLKSTTLDTKSMLKLAYSSVSGLCHLHTEIFSTQGKPAIAHRDLKSKNILVKKNGTCCIADLGLAVKFISDTNEVDIPPNTRVGTKRYMPPEVLDESLNRNHFQSYIMADMYSFGLILWEVARRCVSGGIVEEYQLPYHDLVPSDPSYEDMREIVCIKKLRPSFPNRWSSDECLRQMGKLMMECWAHNPASRLTALRVKKTLAKMSESQDIKL; the protein is encoded by the exons CAAATTTACTTGATAACATGCTTTTGCGAAGCTCAGGAAAATTAAATGTGGGCACCAAGAAAGAGGATGGTGAGAGTACAGCTCCCACCCCTCGTCCAAAGATCTTGCGTTGCAAATGCCACCACCATTGTCCAGAAGACTCAGTCAACAATATTTGCAG CACAGATGGATATTGTTTCACAATGATAGAAGAAGATGATTCTGGGATGCCTGTGGTCACTTCTGGATGTCTAGGACTAGAAGGCTCAGATTTTCAGTGTCGG GATACCCCCATTCCTCATCAGAGAAGGTCAATTGAGTGCTGCACAGAACGGAATGAATGCAATAAAGACCTTCATCCCACTCTGCCTCCCCTGAAAACCAGAG attttgttGACGGACCTATACACCACAAGGCCTTACTTATATCTGTAACCGTCTGTAGTTTGCTATTGgtccttattattttattctgttacttCAG GTATAAGAGACAAGAAACCAGACCTCGGTACAGCATTGGGTTAGAGCAGGATGAAACGTACATTCCTCCTGGAGAATCCCTGAGAGACTTAATTGAGCAGTCTCAAAGCTCAGGAAGTGGATCAGGCCTCCCTCTGCTG GTCCAAAGGACTATAGCTAAGCAGATTCAGATGGTGAAACAGATTGGAAAAGGTCGCTATGGGGAAGTTTGGATGGGAAAGTGGCGTGGCGAAAAGGTAGCTGTGAAAGTGTTCTTCACCACAGAGGAAGCCAGCTGGTTCCGAGAGACAGAAATATATCAGACAGTGTTGATGAGGCATGAAAACATTCTGG gaTTCATTGCTGCCGATATCAAAGGGACAGGGTCCTGGACCCAGTTGTACCTAATTACAGACTATCATGAAAATGGTTCCCTCTATGATTACCTGAAGTCCACCACCCTCGATACAAAATCGATGTTGAAGTTAGCCTATTCTTCCGTCAGTGGCCTATGTCACTTACACACAGAAATCTTTAGCACCCAAGGCAAACCGGCAATTGCCCACCGAGATCTGAAAAGTAAGAACATCCTGGTGAAGAAAAATGGAACTTGTTGTATAGCTGACCTGGGCCTGGCTGTTAAATTTATTAG TGATACGAATGAAGTTGACATTCCACCCAACACCCGAGTTGGCACCAAACGCTACATGCCTCCCGAAGTGTTGGATGAGAGCTTAAATAGAAATCACTTTCAGTCTTACATTATGGCCGACATGTACAGTTTTGGACTCATCCTTTGGGAGGTTGCTAGGAGATGTGTATCAGGAG GCATAGTGGAAGAATACCAGCTTCCGTATCATGATCTCGTGCCCAGCGACCCTTCTTACGAGGACATGCGAGAGATTGTTTGCATCAAAAAGCTCCGTCCCTCGTTCCCCAACCGCTGGAGCAGTGATGAG TGTCTAAGGCAGATGGGGAAACTCATGATGGAATGTTGGGCTCACAATCCTGCCTCAAGACTGACAGCCCTACGTGTTAAGAAGACACTAGCCAAAATGTCAGAGTCCCAGGACATTAAACTCTGA
- the BMPR1B gene encoding bone morphogenetic protein receptor type-1B isoform X5 codes for MLKLIQANLLDNMLLRSSGKLNVGTKKEDGESTAPTPRPKILRCKCHHHCPEDSVNNICSTDGYCFTMIEEDDSGMPVVTSGCLGLEGSDFQCRDTPIPHQRRSIECCTERNECNKDLHPTLPPLKTRDFVDGPIHHKALLISVTVCSLLLVLIILFCYFRYKRQETRPRYSIGLEQDETYIPPGESLRDLIEQSQSSGSGSGLPLLVQRTIAKQIQMVKQIGKGRYGEVWMGKWRGEKVAVKVFFTTEEASWFRETEIYQTVLMRHENILGFIAADIKGTGSWTQLYLITDYHENGSLYDYLKSTTLDTKSMLKLAYSSVSGLCHLHTEIFSTQGKPAIAHRDLKSKNILVKKNGTCCIADLGLAVKFISDTNEVDIPPNTRVGTKRYMPPEVLDESLNRNHFQSYIMADMYSFGLILWEVARRCVSGGIVEEYQLPYHDLVPSDPSYEDMREIVCIKKLRPSFPNRWSSDECLRQMGKLMMECWAHNPASRLTALRVKKTLAKMSESQDIKL; via the exons CAAATTTACTTGATAACATGCTTTTGCGAAGCTCAGGAAAATTAAATGTGGGCACCAAGAAAGAGGATGGTGAGAGTACAGCTCCCACCCCTCGTCCAAAGATCTTGCGTTGCAAATGCCACCACCATTGTCCAGAAGACTCAGTCAACAATATTTGCAG CACAGATGGATATTGTTTCACAATGATAGAAGAAGATGATTCTGGGATGCCTGTGGTCACTTCTGGATGTCTAGGACTAGAAGGCTCAGATTTTCAGTGTCGG GATACCCCCATTCCTCATCAGAGAAGGTCAATTGAGTGCTGCACAGAACGGAATGAATGCAATAAAGACCTTCATCCCACTCTGCCTCCCCTGAAAACCAGAG attttgttGACGGACCTATACACCACAAGGCCTTACTTATATCTGTAACCGTCTGTAGTTTGCTATTGgtccttattattttattctgttacttCAG GTATAAGAGACAAGAAACCAGACCTCGGTACAGCATTGGGTTAGAGCAGGATGAAACGTACATTCCTCCTGGAGAATCCCTGAGAGACTTAATTGAGCAGTCTCAAAGCTCAGGAAGTGGATCAGGCCTCCCTCTGCTG GTCCAAAGGACTATAGCTAAGCAGATTCAGATGGTGAAACAGATTGGAAAAGGTCGCTATGGGGAAGTTTGGATGGGAAAGTGGCGTGGCGAAAAGGTAGCTGTGAAAGTGTTCTTCACCACAGAGGAAGCCAGCTGGTTCCGAGAGACAGAAATATATCAGACAGTGTTGATGAGGCATGAAAACATTCTGG gaTTCATTGCTGCCGATATCAAAGGGACAGGGTCCTGGACCCAGTTGTACCTAATTACAGACTATCATGAAAATGGTTCCCTCTATGATTACCTGAAGTCCACCACCCTCGATACAAAATCGATGTTGAAGTTAGCCTATTCTTCCGTCAGTGGCCTATGTCACTTACACACAGAAATCTTTAGCACCCAAGGCAAACCGGCAATTGCCCACCGAGATCTGAAAAGTAAGAACATCCTGGTGAAGAAAAATGGAACTTGTTGTATAGCTGACCTGGGCCTGGCTGTTAAATTTATTAG TGATACGAATGAAGTTGACATTCCACCCAACACCCGAGTTGGCACCAAACGCTACATGCCTCCCGAAGTGTTGGATGAGAGCTTAAATAGAAATCACTTTCAGTCTTACATTATGGCCGACATGTACAGTTTTGGACTCATCCTTTGGGAGGTTGCTAGGAGATGTGTATCAGGAG GCATAGTGGAAGAATACCAGCTTCCGTATCATGATCTCGTGCCCAGCGACCCTTCTTACGAGGACATGCGAGAGATTGTTTGCATCAAAAAGCTCCGTCCCTCGTTCCCCAACCGCTGGAGCAGTGATGAG TGTCTAAGGCAGATGGGGAAACTCATGATGGAATGTTGGGCTCACAATCCTGCCTCAAGACTGACAGCCCTACGTGTTAAGAAGACACTAGCCAAAATGTCAGAGTCCCAGGACATTAAACTCTGA
- the BMPR1B gene encoding bone morphogenetic protein receptor type-1B isoform X4, whose translation MVQVQSTETNLLDNMLLRSSGKLNVGTKKEDGESTAPTPRPKILRCKCHHHCPEDSVNNICSTDGYCFTMIEEDDSGMPVVTSGCLGLEGSDFQCRDTPIPHQRRSIECCTERNECNKDLHPTLPPLKTRDFVDGPIHHKALLISVTVCSLLLVLIILFCYFRYKRQETRPRYSIGLEQDETYIPPGESLRDLIEQSQSSGSGSGLPLLVQRTIAKQIQMVKQIGKGRYGEVWMGKWRGEKVAVKVFFTTEEASWFRETEIYQTVLMRHENILGFIAADIKGTGSWTQLYLITDYHENGSLYDYLKSTTLDTKSMLKLAYSSVSGLCHLHTEIFSTQGKPAIAHRDLKSKNILVKKNGTCCIADLGLAVKFISDTNEVDIPPNTRVGTKRYMPPEVLDESLNRNHFQSYIMADMYSFGLILWEVARRCVSGGIVEEYQLPYHDLVPSDPSYEDMREIVCIKKLRPSFPNRWSSDECLRQMGKLMMECWAHNPASRLTALRVKKTLAKMSESQDIKL comes from the exons CAAATTTACTTGATAACATGCTTTTGCGAAGCTCAGGAAAATTAAATGTGGGCACCAAGAAAGAGGATGGTGAGAGTACAGCTCCCACCCCTCGTCCAAAGATCTTGCGTTGCAAATGCCACCACCATTGTCCAGAAGACTCAGTCAACAATATTTGCAG CACAGATGGATATTGTTTCACAATGATAGAAGAAGATGATTCTGGGATGCCTGTGGTCACTTCTGGATGTCTAGGACTAGAAGGCTCAGATTTTCAGTGTCGG GATACCCCCATTCCTCATCAGAGAAGGTCAATTGAGTGCTGCACAGAACGGAATGAATGCAATAAAGACCTTCATCCCACTCTGCCTCCCCTGAAAACCAGAG attttgttGACGGACCTATACACCACAAGGCCTTACTTATATCTGTAACCGTCTGTAGTTTGCTATTGgtccttattattttattctgttacttCAG GTATAAGAGACAAGAAACCAGACCTCGGTACAGCATTGGGTTAGAGCAGGATGAAACGTACATTCCTCCTGGAGAATCCCTGAGAGACTTAATTGAGCAGTCTCAAAGCTCAGGAAGTGGATCAGGCCTCCCTCTGCTG GTCCAAAGGACTATAGCTAAGCAGATTCAGATGGTGAAACAGATTGGAAAAGGTCGCTATGGGGAAGTTTGGATGGGAAAGTGGCGTGGCGAAAAGGTAGCTGTGAAAGTGTTCTTCACCACAGAGGAAGCCAGCTGGTTCCGAGAGACAGAAATATATCAGACAGTGTTGATGAGGCATGAAAACATTCTGG gaTTCATTGCTGCCGATATCAAAGGGACAGGGTCCTGGACCCAGTTGTACCTAATTACAGACTATCATGAAAATGGTTCCCTCTATGATTACCTGAAGTCCACCACCCTCGATACAAAATCGATGTTGAAGTTAGCCTATTCTTCCGTCAGTGGCCTATGTCACTTACACACAGAAATCTTTAGCACCCAAGGCAAACCGGCAATTGCCCACCGAGATCTGAAAAGTAAGAACATCCTGGTGAAGAAAAATGGAACTTGTTGTATAGCTGACCTGGGCCTGGCTGTTAAATTTATTAG TGATACGAATGAAGTTGACATTCCACCCAACACCCGAGTTGGCACCAAACGCTACATGCCTCCCGAAGTGTTGGATGAGAGCTTAAATAGAAATCACTTTCAGTCTTACATTATGGCCGACATGTACAGTTTTGGACTCATCCTTTGGGAGGTTGCTAGGAGATGTGTATCAGGAG GCATAGTGGAAGAATACCAGCTTCCGTATCATGATCTCGTGCCCAGCGACCCTTCTTACGAGGACATGCGAGAGATTGTTTGCATCAAAAAGCTCCGTCCCTCGTTCCCCAACCGCTGGAGCAGTGATGAG TGTCTAAGGCAGATGGGGAAACTCATGATGGAATGTTGGGCTCACAATCCTGCCTCAAGACTGACAGCCCTACGTGTTAAGAAGACACTAGCCAAAATGTCAGAGTCCCAGGACATTAAACTCTGA
- the BMPR1B gene encoding bone morphogenetic protein receptor type-1B isoform X3: MKTKSRLICDHLIVANLLDNMLLRSSGKLNVGTKKEDGESTAPTPRPKILRCKCHHHCPEDSVNNICSTDGYCFTMIEEDDSGMPVVTSGCLGLEGSDFQCRDTPIPHQRRSIECCTERNECNKDLHPTLPPLKTRDFVDGPIHHKALLISVTVCSLLLVLIILFCYFRYKRQETRPRYSIGLEQDETYIPPGESLRDLIEQSQSSGSGSGLPLLVQRTIAKQIQMVKQIGKGRYGEVWMGKWRGEKVAVKVFFTTEEASWFRETEIYQTVLMRHENILGFIAADIKGTGSWTQLYLITDYHENGSLYDYLKSTTLDTKSMLKLAYSSVSGLCHLHTEIFSTQGKPAIAHRDLKSKNILVKKNGTCCIADLGLAVKFISDTNEVDIPPNTRVGTKRYMPPEVLDESLNRNHFQSYIMADMYSFGLILWEVARRCVSGGIVEEYQLPYHDLVPSDPSYEDMREIVCIKKLRPSFPNRWSSDECLRQMGKLMMECWAHNPASRLTALRVKKTLAKMSESQDIKL, from the exons CAAATTTACTTGATAACATGCTTTTGCGAAGCTCAGGAAAATTAAATGTGGGCACCAAGAAAGAGGATGGTGAGAGTACAGCTCCCACCCCTCGTCCAAAGATCTTGCGTTGCAAATGCCACCACCATTGTCCAGAAGACTCAGTCAACAATATTTGCAG CACAGATGGATATTGTTTCACAATGATAGAAGAAGATGATTCTGGGATGCCTGTGGTCACTTCTGGATGTCTAGGACTAGAAGGCTCAGATTTTCAGTGTCGG GATACCCCCATTCCTCATCAGAGAAGGTCAATTGAGTGCTGCACAGAACGGAATGAATGCAATAAAGACCTTCATCCCACTCTGCCTCCCCTGAAAACCAGAG attttgttGACGGACCTATACACCACAAGGCCTTACTTATATCTGTAACCGTCTGTAGTTTGCTATTGgtccttattattttattctgttacttCAG GTATAAGAGACAAGAAACCAGACCTCGGTACAGCATTGGGTTAGAGCAGGATGAAACGTACATTCCTCCTGGAGAATCCCTGAGAGACTTAATTGAGCAGTCTCAAAGCTCAGGAAGTGGATCAGGCCTCCCTCTGCTG GTCCAAAGGACTATAGCTAAGCAGATTCAGATGGTGAAACAGATTGGAAAAGGTCGCTATGGGGAAGTTTGGATGGGAAAGTGGCGTGGCGAAAAGGTAGCTGTGAAAGTGTTCTTCACCACAGAGGAAGCCAGCTGGTTCCGAGAGACAGAAATATATCAGACAGTGTTGATGAGGCATGAAAACATTCTGG gaTTCATTGCTGCCGATATCAAAGGGACAGGGTCCTGGACCCAGTTGTACCTAATTACAGACTATCATGAAAATGGTTCCCTCTATGATTACCTGAAGTCCACCACCCTCGATACAAAATCGATGTTGAAGTTAGCCTATTCTTCCGTCAGTGGCCTATGTCACTTACACACAGAAATCTTTAGCACCCAAGGCAAACCGGCAATTGCCCACCGAGATCTGAAAAGTAAGAACATCCTGGTGAAGAAAAATGGAACTTGTTGTATAGCTGACCTGGGCCTGGCTGTTAAATTTATTAG TGATACGAATGAAGTTGACATTCCACCCAACACCCGAGTTGGCACCAAACGCTACATGCCTCCCGAAGTGTTGGATGAGAGCTTAAATAGAAATCACTTTCAGTCTTACATTATGGCCGACATGTACAGTTTTGGACTCATCCTTTGGGAGGTTGCTAGGAGATGTGTATCAGGAG GCATAGTGGAAGAATACCAGCTTCCGTATCATGATCTCGTGCCCAGCGACCCTTCTTACGAGGACATGCGAGAGATTGTTTGCATCAAAAAGCTCCGTCCCTCGTTCCCCAACCGCTGGAGCAGTGATGAG TGTCTAAGGCAGATGGGGAAACTCATGATGGAATGTTGGGCTCACAATCCTGCCTCAAGACTGACAGCCCTACGTGTTAAGAAGACACTAGCCAAAATGTCAGAGTCCCAGGACATTAAACTCTGA
- the BMPR1B gene encoding bone morphogenetic protein receptor type-1B isoform X2: MGWLEELNWQLHISLLILLSMHTRANLLDNMLLRSSGKLNVGTKKEDGESTAPTPRPKILRCKCHHHCPEDSVNNICSTDGYCFTMIEEDDSGMPVVTSGCLGLEGSDFQCRDTPIPHQRRSIECCTERNECNKDLHPTLPPLKTRDFVDGPIHHKALLISVTVCSLLLVLIILFCYFRYKRQETRPRYSIGLEQDETYIPPGESLRDLIEQSQSSGSGSGLPLLVQRTIAKQIQMVKQIGKGRYGEVWMGKWRGEKVAVKVFFTTEEASWFRETEIYQTVLMRHENILGFIAADIKGTGSWTQLYLITDYHENGSLYDYLKSTTLDTKSMLKLAYSSVSGLCHLHTEIFSTQGKPAIAHRDLKSKNILVKKNGTCCIADLGLAVKFISDTNEVDIPPNTRVGTKRYMPPEVLDESLNRNHFQSYIMADMYSFGLILWEVARRCVSGGIVEEYQLPYHDLVPSDPSYEDMREIVCIKKLRPSFPNRWSSDECLRQMGKLMMECWAHNPASRLTALRVKKTLAKMSESQDIKL; the protein is encoded by the exons CAAATTTACTTGATAACATGCTTTTGCGAAGCTCAGGAAAATTAAATGTGGGCACCAAGAAAGAGGATGGTGAGAGTACAGCTCCCACCCCTCGTCCAAAGATCTTGCGTTGCAAATGCCACCACCATTGTCCAGAAGACTCAGTCAACAATATTTGCAG CACAGATGGATATTGTTTCACAATGATAGAAGAAGATGATTCTGGGATGCCTGTGGTCACTTCTGGATGTCTAGGACTAGAAGGCTCAGATTTTCAGTGTCGG GATACCCCCATTCCTCATCAGAGAAGGTCAATTGAGTGCTGCACAGAACGGAATGAATGCAATAAAGACCTTCATCCCACTCTGCCTCCCCTGAAAACCAGAG attttgttGACGGACCTATACACCACAAGGCCTTACTTATATCTGTAACCGTCTGTAGTTTGCTATTGgtccttattattttattctgttacttCAG GTATAAGAGACAAGAAACCAGACCTCGGTACAGCATTGGGTTAGAGCAGGATGAAACGTACATTCCTCCTGGAGAATCCCTGAGAGACTTAATTGAGCAGTCTCAAAGCTCAGGAAGTGGATCAGGCCTCCCTCTGCTG GTCCAAAGGACTATAGCTAAGCAGATTCAGATGGTGAAACAGATTGGAAAAGGTCGCTATGGGGAAGTTTGGATGGGAAAGTGGCGTGGCGAAAAGGTAGCTGTGAAAGTGTTCTTCACCACAGAGGAAGCCAGCTGGTTCCGAGAGACAGAAATATATCAGACAGTGTTGATGAGGCATGAAAACATTCTGG gaTTCATTGCTGCCGATATCAAAGGGACAGGGTCCTGGACCCAGTTGTACCTAATTACAGACTATCATGAAAATGGTTCCCTCTATGATTACCTGAAGTCCACCACCCTCGATACAAAATCGATGTTGAAGTTAGCCTATTCTTCCGTCAGTGGCCTATGTCACTTACACACAGAAATCTTTAGCACCCAAGGCAAACCGGCAATTGCCCACCGAGATCTGAAAAGTAAGAACATCCTGGTGAAGAAAAATGGAACTTGTTGTATAGCTGACCTGGGCCTGGCTGTTAAATTTATTAG TGATACGAATGAAGTTGACATTCCACCCAACACCCGAGTTGGCACCAAACGCTACATGCCTCCCGAAGTGTTGGATGAGAGCTTAAATAGAAATCACTTTCAGTCTTACATTATGGCCGACATGTACAGTTTTGGACTCATCCTTTGGGAGGTTGCTAGGAGATGTGTATCAGGAG GCATAGTGGAAGAATACCAGCTTCCGTATCATGATCTCGTGCCCAGCGACCCTTCTTACGAGGACATGCGAGAGATTGTTTGCATCAAAAAGCTCCGTCCCTCGTTCCCCAACCGCTGGAGCAGTGATGAG TGTCTAAGGCAGATGGGGAAACTCATGATGGAATGTTGGGCTCACAATCCTGCCTCAAGACTGACAGCCCTACGTGTTAAGAAGACACTAGCCAAAATGTCAGAGTCCCAGGACATTAAACTCTGA